The genomic segment CGGGGGCTGCTAGTTGAGCCAGCAATGCTCAACGGTTCAACACCTTTTATCAGGCTAATGATGAATGCCCTGTTATGCCCTTATATATCTACCGTATGATTCAACCCTTGTTAAAAGCCTATTAGAGAGTAGTTTGTTAGCTACATGAAGATGTTGGTGGATCAGCAGGGCCTCTTCTTTGTAGGCAAGGCGCCTTTCATTAGTCCAGGACCATGGTGGCTCTGATAAATTAGTTGTTCTGTCCGCCAGCTTTACCCCATCCATACCTCTTTCGGTTGTAACTTTATCCTGTTCAAGAAATCCAGTATCTGTTCTTTCTTGAAGGCAAGATCTTCGTTTTTGGTAAGGGCATTAACACCTTGGGCCACTTCCAGGCCGAAATTGCCTTCAATAGTTTTAAAATCTACATCTGTATCTTCAATAGTGTCATGGAGAAGAGCGCATTGGATGGCAAGATCACCGTTTAGATTGGGATTAGAATTTAGTCCGCAAATTAACTCCATAGCTACACTACCTATGTGGTTAAGATAGGGTATTCGTTGACCTTCGATCGGCGCTCCATATGCCTGTCCTTCATGCGCCATAGTTGCAAAACCCCAAGCTTTGACATATAGATCTTGAGACCAGTTTTGCGTCATTTTCTATCCTTATTTCAGGGCTATTTTAGGCATATTTTAAATCAGGAGCGCGGCTTTTTGCATCCGCTAAAGTGTCATGTTAGATTTATTCAATGTGTCGCTCTATCTCACTTCTAATATCATTAGCCGTCTGCTCAGGTGTTGCCAATCCAGCAGCAACCAGAAAACATAGAAAGGAAACAATTCCAACGAGAATTGTTGACGTGTTATTTTTGATTTTTAAATGAACCGAAATTATGAGCCAGATCCAAGACATACAACCAATAATAAATAATAGGTTGTATAATTTCTCTCCTGGCACTCCAAACCAGTTAACTGCTGAACAAGACATGAGATACCCAGCAATAGCAAAAAGAAGCCACCCAATGGAAATCTCTTTTTCATCTTGATTTAATAATAATGTCCAATCAAAGTTCGAATCTTTAAATTCGTTATCGAGCTTTTTGACGGCAGTAACATTTTTTTGGATCTTATCCAATTTTGAACCAATATCAATTGACATAACCTACCTCCTTTTCGGAGGATTAAGTACTTTGCCTATATCTTTATCTGCATCTCCTTCAGACCAATCCGTATCCTCTCCCTTAATGAAAAGTATACGATTCTCTTCCATAGATATGTTTGTTCCACCAAATGTAACTCCATCGATGTTTCCACTAACAAGTCTCTGTGGTACTACTTTAAGTATCTCATTAACTGTTTCGTAGGTATCTTTTACCGAATAGTCATCTTGGAGGCCGCTCTCGAGCTTTACCTCTACGACACCGCCCTGCATCTTAGCGGGATAGACAATAATATTCATTCCAATATCACGCCTTAACCTAGGTTTGAGTACCTTTTGTATTTTTTCGATATATTTATTTATAATATTTCTATCTTTCACACTTGATTCTCCTTAAATGCCCAACAATTTATTATTCACAAACTAGATATCTCCCCCGTAAGCCAAATCCCTGCCAAACAAAACCACTGCATCTTCTAGCAAGAAACCACCGCCAAGCCAAGCCATTTAACTTGTTTTTGAAGTAAGTTAGCAACGTAACAGCTACTTAGCCCCTACCTCTCCCTCTCAGGCCTTCGACTGCCGAGAGAAGAAGAGGGCAGCGGAGTAGACCAGCAGAGGGAGAGCAAGCTGGAGAAGGGCATAGACAGCGGTGACTCGCATATCGCCTCCTGAGACCCTATTCACCGCCTCGGTGGTGATTGTGGGGAAACGTCCTGCCCCCACATAGAGGGTGGGCAGGTACTGGACAAGGCTTACAGAAAATCCCGTTGCCAGAGAGAAGGCAATGGTCTTTTTCAGCATGGGGAGCTTCACCTGCAAAAGAGCGCGCCACCACGACCCGCGCAGAGAGAGGGCCAGATCAAAATAACGATTATCAAAAGAGCGATAACTCTGCCCCAGGGTAATAAAGACATAGGGCAGAACAAAAACCACATGGGAGAAAAGAAGGGCGACAAAACTGCCATCAAGTCCTGAGAAAACCGCTACCATCTGCAGACCAAAGACAAAGGAGATCTGGGGAAGAAGAAAGGGCAGATAGAGTAACCACAGACTGCGCCGCACCCGCGTCCCCTCTCCCCGCTGAAGAAGAACTCGCTCATACTCCAGACATCCCACCACAAGAACAAGAGAGATCAGAGCGGATAAAACCCCCAAAAGAAGGGTTACCACGATGGGTTCCTGGGCTGAAAGCAGGCCCCTGTACCAGTAATGCCAGCTATAACTGGCGGGGAGGATATCCGGAAAACGCCATCTCCGCGAAACGGAGAGCAGGGCCAGACCGGCAAAGGCCGCCATAAAGAGAAGGCCCAGAGCCATAAGAAGTGGCCCGGCCCCGGCAAATACTCTGTCAAAAAGGGACGATCTGCCTCCACCAAGAAGCAGGGTCTGCCCCAGGCGGGCAAGTAGCCTCTCCGCCAAATAGCAGAGAGTAATGGCCAAAAGCACCAACAGACAGAGGGAGGTGGCCCCGGCCGAGGCAAGAAAAAAAGAGCTCGCCTCCCCCTGAATAAACCAGGAATGAACCAGAACAGCCAGGGTTGGCGGGCGGGAGGGGCCAATAATAAGGGCCACATCCACCACAGAGAGAGAGTAGGCCAGAACTGCCCAGAAAGAGAGGCGAAGATGGGGGTAGAGTTGAGGGAGAATAATGGTCAACCAGATACGGGTCGGACCATAGCCAAAACTCTTCCCCAGCCAAATGAGCTTACCCGCCTCAATACGGCTCAGGGCCGCTATCCCCATAAAGAGAAGAAAGGCAATCTCCTTACAGGCAAGGACAAAGGCCAAACTTAGCCCCCAGGGATCTGCCACCAGGGAAAAGTTGGGGGGAATAGTCCAGCCGGTAAGCAGTGAGGCCAAGAGGCGCATCAGCCAACCACTGGGACTCAACAAAAAGAGAATGCCCAGGGTAAAGGAGACATGGGGAATGGCCAACCAAAAACCCAAAATGCGGTGCAGGAAGGCCCACATCTTCGTTCCATAGAGCCCCGCCAAAAGAAATAGGGCAACAAAGAGGGCCGCAAAGGAGGCCGCGAAGCCCGTTGTCAAGGTCAGCAAGAAGGCATCCCTCACCGCCGGATGGTCGAGAAAACGACTCAGATATCTACCGGTAAAACCCTCTCCTCCCAAGGCGGGCCAAAAGCCAAGGGCGGGTAAAATTGTGGCCACTCCTCCGAGGAGGACGGGCAAGAGAAAGAGCGAGAGACTTAAACAGGGAAAAAGGGCCAGCAGGATCTCTTTAGTAGATCTTGCCATCACCTATGACCATAGCGCGCTTGCCACTCCTCTTCTATCATCACCGTCCAAGAGGGATGCGGCTCAGGATAGACCCTGCCCAGCTCCTCTGCAGAGAGGGTGGCTGGACCTGAATGACCGATAAAAAGTGCTTTTTGCCGATCATTCAACTTTTCCATGGCCAGTACCGTTGGATCACCCCAGACTGCCAGATCACTTTTTTGGGCCTGGGCCTCGGGTGAGAGTAGCATATTAATAAAGACCAGGGCGGCTGCCCTGTTTGAAGAGTTTCGAGGAACGGCCAGAAAATGGGTATTGGCCAGGGAACCACTGCTATGGACATAGGTCCGCACAGAGTCGGGGAGCTCTCCGTTTTCTATGGCCCTGCTGGCCTCGTTGGGATTAAAGGAGTAGGCAATAAATATTTCCCGGTTATCTAGGAGGGAGACAAGGGCCGGAGAACTGGTAACAAAGGTATTTCCCTTGCGCCACATAAGGGGATGAAGACGATCCAGATAATGCCAAAGAGGGGCCGTCACCCGGGAAAAATCCTCTTTTTTGACGGGGGCGAGCAGTGCCTCTGGCTCCGATATACTCTCCAGTAAGAGCTGTTTCAGAAAGGCTGTCCCGTAAAATGAAGGAGGGGCAGGATAGGTGAAACGACCGGGATGGGCCTCGGCAAAGACAAGTAGCTCCTCCATGCTATGGGGCGGCTGAGCCAGAACATCTGTATCGTACATAAAAACCAGTTGAGCCATTCCCCAAGGAGTCTCGTAACCATCCACCGGCACGGTAAAATCACGTTGCACAGTCGGTTTCTGCCAATCCACCAAGGCGGCATTGGGTAGCAAATTGCGGGGAACCTGATAGAGCAGATCACTCTTTTTGAGTTGTTGAAAATTTTCCCCGTTTATCCAGAGCAGATCCACCCGCCCACCGTCAAGACGCCCGGCAGATTTTTCCACCAGAAGGCGACCAACAACTTCTGCAATATCAGTGACCTTGACATGTTTGACCTCTATTCCATACTTCTCTTGGGCCCTTCGACTAGCCCAAGAAACATAGTCGTTTATGGGCTCAGAGCCACCCCAGGCATTAAAGTAGATGGTCTGACCACGGGCCTCCCCTTCAATCTGCGCCCAAGCCCCAAGGGCGGCAGAGGAGTTCTGGATAAAGAGGAAGAGAAAAGAGACCGTAACAAGAAACGGCCAAACAAACCTACCTTTCACCAAACATTTCACCAAAAAGTTTTTCCGCATCTGCATTCCCAATAAGAATTAATTCGGTGGATTTCACCAGAGGTAGGGTGGGGTCAGGGCCAACCAAAAGCTCTCCATCCATCCTTAGAGCCACAACACTACAACCCGTCTCTTGCCGCACATTACTTTCAGCCAGGGTTTTGCCAACCAGGGCCCCCGGAATCTGCTGAACAAAGAAGTTCATCCCCTCAATAAAGAGAGAGCCCTCATCGGGTTTAAAGACCTTCATGATACGATTTGCCCCCATGGAGGCGTAGGACATTACCAAATCAGCACCAGCCATATGTAGCTTGCTGACACTTCTTTCATTGGTGGCACGACTGATAATCTGAATATCCGGGCGCAGTTGACGACAGTAAAAGGTGAGATAGATATTGGCGGCATCGTCGTGGGTGGTGATAATGGCGGCCCGGGCATTTTCTATTCCCGCCTCTATAAGAACATCTCTATTGGCCGCATCTCCCGCAACAAAATTCACTCCCCCTCTGGCAACAACGGCAGAGGACTTCTCAACCACCCGATATTTCACTCCATAGCCGTCAAGTACCTGACTCGCTGCCAAGCCCACCCGACCTCCACCCAAAACAAGAACCAGCTTATCGTCCTCGGAGGAGAGGTCTGTAATAATAAATTTTTCTTCAAAGCAATCGAGTTGGGCCAGAGTGCCAGCCAGGAGAAGGCTTGAAGATTTATTAATAATAGTTTTTGCATGAAGAGCTTCAAACTGCCCCTTTTCCCAGAGGCCCACAAGAGTCGCCCCTGTTCGCGTGCGAAGCATGGTCTCGGTCAAAAGAAGCCCGCCCAGACTTGTCTGTGAAACGGGTATTTCGGCGATATGAAGCTGATCAAAGCTGCTGACAATCTTGGTCAGCCGCCCCACCCCCCGCACCCGTTCAGCAAGAGATTCACCCAACATCTTCATAAAGAGAAAGACCTGAGTATTTCCAGGAAAATTAAGAATATCAAGAGAATGCTCCTTATCAGCTGCGGCAACAATGGGCACCTTGGCGGTGATCCCCCGAATGGTAAAGGAGATATTTGTGGCCATCATATCATCGTTGGTAATCACCACCAGGGCCGCATCCTCCACCCTGACACTCAAAAAGGTATCCGGATCATCGGGCTCGCCAACCACAATTTTGTAGCCCTGATCATGCAACTCCATACCCCTCTGAGCATCGGCAACAATGATCACATAGTCATAACCACGACGCTTGAGCTTTTCAACAAGCCTCTCGGTGATGGGATCGAGATGAGTAATGATAACATGGCCACTAACCCCCTTAACCAGCTCACGCGGGGTACGTTTTCTCGTCTGCGCCTCAAGCCAGGGCGCATAAAAGAACTGAATAAAGGAGAAGGGAAGCATGATGAGGAGAAAGACAACCCCGGAGAGGAGGACAACAATGGTAAAGAGGAGGCCCAGATCGGTATGAAAGGTGATATCACCGAAGCCCAGGGTCGACATCACCGTCAGGGCCCAGTAAATACCGGTTATCCAGGAGTACTCCTTACCCTCATAGAGCATAATCAGATGAAAGAGTACGCTATACAAGGTTACCATGCACAGGAGAAAGACAAAGAACTTGGCCAGGGCGGCAAGGTTTCGCTGCGACCCCTTATTTTGAAAAAAGTAGAGTATCTGGGATGGGAGAAATTTCATATTTCATAATAGAATCAACTGTTCGCAATTCAGATGCAAATCTGACTCTATTCTACCTCATAAAAACGTTTAAGATAATCGGGGGACGGAAAAGATAAGCTTAATTTAAACATGCTTTCCCCCCAACCGCAAATGCCATCTGAAAAAAGCGAATCTCTCTACAAATCCCCCTTACAAACCTTATATTACAGCAAGACACGATTGGGAAAGTATTACATTGTTGTAAATAATCATTGCGACTACATTACATTATTGTTACTTTATGAAAAAGAGAAACGCTTCAACCAGCACAATCACCCATAGATGAGCCTAAAAGCAGAGCCCATATACACAACAAGGCTTAACCACAATCTAATAGGAGATACACCATGACCAGACGAGCAGGGATAAAATTCACAGGCATCGGCCTGGCCTTTCTGAGCCTATCCGTGACAGGACAACCTGTGCACGGGGCAGAACAGGAGCTCACCCACTCCGTGGCAGAGATCGCCTATGGCCTCGACACCCTTTACCTCCTGCTTTCAGGCGCCATGGTCATGTGGATGGCAGCAGGATTTTCCATGCTCGAATGCGGTCTGGTACGCAGTAAAAATGTCGTTGAGATCCTCACAAAAAACATCACCCTCTTTGCCATAGCCAGCATCGCCTGCCTACTGGTCGGCTACAACATCATGTATGGAGACGGAGGCAGCATCCTGCCCAGCTTCTCCTTCCTGGTGGGTGGCGACCACAGCCCCGCCGACATCAGCCTTGGCGGCGAGAACCACTACTCCAGGATCGCTGACTTCTTCTTTCAGGTTGTCTTTGTGGCAACGGCCATGTCAGTGGTCTCCGGGGCCATTGCCGAACGAATGAAACTCTGGGCATTTCTCCTCTTTGCTGTGGTTATGTGCTCAGCAATTTACCCCGTACAGGGCTACTGGAAATGGGGTGGCGGTTTTCTGGACCATCTTGGTTTTCTTGATTTTGCCGGCTCTGGAGTTGTCCACCTCTGTGGCGCCTCAGCGGCCCTTGCCGGCGTCCTTCTCCTCGGCCCGCGCCTAGGCAAATACAAAAATGGCAGGATAAAGGCAATACCAGGATCAAACCTCCCCCTGGCAAGCCTGGGAACATTTATCCTCTGGTTTGGCTGGTTTGGCTTCAACGGCGGCTCACAGCTACGCATAAGCACCGTCAGTGACGCCAACGCAGT from the Desulfotalea psychrophila LSv54 genome contains:
- a CDS encoding bifunctional (p)ppGpp synthetase/guanosine-3',5'-bis(diphosphate) 3'-pyrophosphohydrolase is translated as MTQNWSQDLYVKAWGFATMAHEGQAYGAPIEGQRIPYLNHIGSVAMELICGLNSNPNLNGDLAIQCALLHDTIEDTDVDFKTIEGNFGLEVAQGVNALTKNEDLAFKKEQILDFLNRIKLQPKEVWMG
- a CDS encoding ABC transporter permease; amino-acid sequence: MARSTKEILLALFPCLSLSLFLLPVLLGGVATILPALGFWPALGGEGFTGRYLSRFLDHPAVRDAFLLTLTTGFAASFAALFVALFLLAGLYGTKMWAFLHRILGFWLAIPHVSFTLGILFLLSPSGWLMRLLASLLTGWTIPPNFSLVADPWGLSLAFVLACKEIAFLLFMGIAALSRIEAGKLIWLGKSFGYGPTRIWLTIILPQLYPHLRLSFWAVLAYSLSVVDVALIIGPSRPPTLAVLVHSWFIQGEASSFFLASAGATSLCLLVLLAITLCYLAERLLARLGQTLLLGGGRSSLFDRVFAGAGPLLMALGLLFMAAFAGLALLSVSRRWRFPDILPASYSWHYWYRGLLSAQEPIVVTLLLGVLSALISLVLVVGCLEYERVLLQRGEGTRVRRSLWLLYLPFLLPQISFVFGLQMVAVFSGLDGSFVALLFSHVVFVLPYVFITLGQSYRSFDNRYFDLALSLRGSWWRALLQVKLPMLKKTIAFSLATGFSVSLVQYLPTLYVGAGRFPTITTEAVNRVSGGDMRVTAVYALLQLALPLLVYSAALFFSRQSKA
- a CDS encoding ABC transporter substrate-binding protein, with the translated sequence MKGRFVWPFLVTVSFLFLFIQNSSAALGAWAQIEGEARGQTIYFNAWGGSEPINDYVSWASRRAQEKYGIEVKHVKVTDIAEVVGRLLVEKSAGRLDGGRVDLLWINGENFQQLKKSDLLYQVPRNLLPNAALVDWQKPTVQRDFTVPVDGYETPWGMAQLVFMYDTDVLAQPPHSMEELLVFAEAHPGRFTYPAPPSFYGTAFLKQLLLESISEPEALLAPVKKEDFSRVTAPLWHYLDRLHPLMWRKGNTFVTSSPALVSLLDNREIFIAYSFNPNEASRAIENGELPDSVRTYVHSSGSLANTHFLAVPRNSSNRAAALVFINMLLSPEAQAQKSDLAVWGDPTVLAMEKLNDRQKALFIGHSGPATLSAEELGRVYPEPHPSWTVMIEEEWQARYGHR
- a CDS encoding potassium channel family protein, whose translation is MKFLPSQILYFFQNKGSQRNLAALAKFFVFLLCMVTLYSVLFHLIMLYEGKEYSWITGIYWALTVMSTLGFGDITFHTDLGLLFTIVVLLSGVVFLLIMLPFSFIQFFYAPWLEAQTRKRTPRELVKGVSGHVIITHLDPITERLVEKLKRRGYDYVIIVADAQRGMELHDQGYKIVVGEPDDPDTFLSVRVEDAALVVITNDDMMATNISFTIRGITAKVPIVAAADKEHSLDILNFPGNTQVFLFMKMLGESLAERVRGVGRLTKIVSSFDQLHIAEIPVSQTSLGGLLLTETMLRTRTGATLVGLWEKGQFEALHAKTIINKSSSLLLAGTLAQLDCFEEKFIITDLSSEDDKLVLVLGGGRVGLAASQVLDGYGVKYRVVEKSSAVVARGGVNFVAGDAANRDVLIEAGIENARAAIITTHDDAANIYLTFYCRQLRPDIQIISRATNERSVSKLHMAGADLVMSYASMGANRIMKVFKPDEGSLFIEGMNFFVQQIPGALVGKTLAESNVRQETGCSVVALRMDGELLVGPDPTLPLVKSTELILIGNADAEKLFGEMFGER
- a CDS encoding ammonium transporter → MTRRAGIKFTGIGLAFLSLSVTGQPVHGAEQELTHSVAEIAYGLDTLYLLLSGAMVMWMAAGFSMLECGLVRSKNVVEILTKNITLFAIASIACLLVGYNIMYGDGGSILPSFSFLVGGDHSPADISLGGENHYSRIADFFFQVVFVATAMSVVSGAIAERMKLWAFLLFAVVMCSAIYPVQGYWKWGGGFLDHLGFLDFAGSGVVHLCGASAALAGVLLLGPRLGKYKNGRIKAIPGSNLPLASLGTFILWFGWFGFNGGSQLRISTVSDANAVAMAFANTNMAAAGGLLAALILSRIWFGKADLTMALNGALAGLVAITAEPVTPSLLTATGVGAVAGILVVISIILLDKAHIDDPVGAISVHGVSGIWGLLAVTITNPEASLIAQLIGITTIFSWVFITSIITWFAIKKVMGLRISPEEEHEGVDLCECGLTAYPEFTKD